One window of Helicobacter sp. MIT 99-5507 genomic DNA carries:
- a CDS encoding GatB/YqeY domain-containing protein yields MNIKEQLKNDLKAAMIANNVIRRDTIRLINAELKQVEVDKRVDLSNDDVISILLKAKKQRLDSIEAYKKANRDDLVKKEEDELNIILEYLPKQLSDDELRLEIKSIIESLNANGIKDLGKVMAKAKPLQTKADGARISKIAKEFLG; encoded by the coding sequence ATGAATATAAAAGAACAATTAAAAAATGATCTAAAAGCTGCAATGATCGCAAATAATGTAATAAGAAGAGATACAATAAGACTTATTAATGCTGAATTAAAGCAAGTTGAAGTAGATAAAAGAGTAGATCTTAGCAATGATGATGTTATTTCTATTTTACTTAAGGCAAAAAAGCAAAGATTAGATTCTATTGAAGCTTATAAAAAGGCAAATAGAGATGATTTGGTGAAAAAAGAAGAAGATGAGTTGAATATCATTTTAGAATATTTACCAAAACAATTAAGTGATGATGAATTGAGATTGGAAATAAAAAGCATAATAGAATCTCTAAATGCAAATGGAATAAAAGATTTAGGAAAAGTGATGGCTAAAGCAAAACCACTACAAACAAAAGCTGATGGTGCTAGGATTAGTAAGATTGCAAAAGAATTTTTGGGATAA
- the pseF gene encoding pseudaminic acid cytidylyltransferase: MNIAIIPARDGSKRIKNKNIKLFFGKPIITYAIKTAIESKIFDRIIVSTNSNKIKNIAIESGAEVPSLRPNNLSDDFTTTLDVISYEVKNLGLSDDDIVCCIYPTTPLLDSRFLKAGLKKLKKDSYCFSACAFNSNPLRGFYIRDERLYLLNKNFINCRTQDIENIYFDAGAFYFGYVKSFADKKPIFSEDSTLIILPEINVADINTQNDWKIAEMKYKIICKQ; the protein is encoded by the coding sequence ATGAATATAGCAATCATACCTGCAAGAGATGGCAGTAAAAGAATTAAAAATAAAAATATAAAGCTATTTTTTGGAAAACCAATCATTACATATGCTATAAAAACTGCAATAGAATCTAAAATATTTGATAGGATTATAGTAAGCACAAATAGTAATAAAATAAAAAATATAGCAATAGAATCTGGAGCAGAAGTGCCATCACTTCGTCCAAATAACTTAAGTGATGATTTTACTACAACACTAGATGTGATAAGCTATGAGGTAAAAAATCTAGGGCTTAGCGATGATGATATTGTATGTTGTATTTATCCTACAACACCATTGCTAGATTCTCGTTTTTTAAAAGCAGGGTTGAAAAAACTAAAGAAAGATTCTTATTGTTTTAGCGCATGTGCGTTTAATTCAAATCCATTAAGGGGTTTTTACATTAGAGATGAGAGACTTTATTTATTAAATAAAAATTTTATAAACTGTAGAACTCAAGATATAGAAAATATATATTTTGATGCTGGAGCATTTTACTTTGGATATGTAAAAAGTTTTGCAGATAAAAAGCCTATTTTTAGTGAAGATTCTACTTTAATTATATTACCAGAGATTAATGTTGCCGATATTAATACGCAAAATGATTGGAAAATTGCGGAGATGAAATATAAAATAATATGCAAGCAATAA
- a CDS encoding flagellar basal body L-ring protein FlgH: MVVKKQILLLLILLVYSLYADPIMDFSPPRYVEELGEKDFIEEFPKLGSLFGQGERPMFADRRAMRVNDILLVKVNESSNATFSTQKTYNGTQGGELNAPIVNYTGNNAEIAQNIQDFKDGSSFNMTLGAGNSNFNSGGSQNRDENVNLEITARVIKVLSNGNYYIEGTRQIMIDGEKKVILISGVIRPYDISSDNSIESKFISELKLNYTSEGDISNKRHQKWGSKELEQAWPY; the protein is encoded by the coding sequence ATGGTGGTAAAAAAACAAATATTATTACTTCTTATTTTATTGGTATATAGTTTATATGCCGACCCTATTATGGATTTTAGTCCGCCAAGATATGTGGAGGAGTTAGGGGAAAAAGACTTTATAGAGGAATTTCCAAAATTAGGTTCATTATTTGGACAAGGTGAGCGTCCTATGTTTGCAGATAGAAGGGCAATGAGAGTAAATGATATTTTATTAGTAAAAGTAAATGAATCTTCAAATGCGACATTTAGCACACAAAAAACATATAATGGCACGCAAGGTGGCGAGCTAAATGCACCTATTGTAAATTATACAGGTAATAATGCAGAAATAGCACAAAATATACAAGATTTCAAAGATGGCAGCTCATTTAATATGACTTTGGGAGCTGGAAATTCAAATTTTAATAGCGGTGGCTCACAAAATAGAGATGAAAATGTAAATCTTGAAATTACTGCAAGGGTGATTAAAGTCCTAAGCAATGGTAATTATTATATAGAAGGCACTAGACAGATTATGATTGATGGGGAGAAAAAAGTAATTTTAATAAGTGGTGTTATAAGACCATATGATATTTCATCAGATAATAGCATAGAATCTAAATTTATTTCAGAATTAAAGCTTAATTACACAAGTGAAGGTGATATAAGCAATAAACGACATCAAAAATGGGGCTCAAAAGAACTCGAGCAAGCGTGGCCATACTAA